GCTCTTCGGTTGGCTTAATGCTTTGGCACAACAGCCACAGCTTTCAACCCCATGGACAGCAATAGCCAAGCAAACAGAAATCCCACTTTCCGAATATCCACGTCCCCAAATGGAAAGGAATGAATGGCTATGTCTCAACGGTAAATGGGATTATATAGGTGGAAAGGATGCTCCGAACGCACTAAATCCTGCTGTCCCCATTTCCTTTGACCACAGCCGAGAAAGCATTCTTGTCCCCTATTGTCCAGAGTCCTATTTATCCGGAATACAACGCAAACAGGAAATTAATCTGTGGTATCGTAAAAATTTCGAGCTACCTAATCATTGGAAAGGGAAAGATATTATACTCCATTTTGGTGCAGTGGATCACGATGCAACTATATTTGTAAATGGTAGAAAAGCTGGTACTCATTCAGGTGGCTACGACTCCTTCTGGATCAACATCACTGAGTTTTTAAAGGCCGGTCCAAATAACATTGTCGTCGCAGTGCATGACAAGAACGACGGTAAGTATCCTTCGGGCAAAAATGGACCTCGAGGCGACTATACATTTTCTTCTGGCATATGGCAAACTGTGTGGATGGAACCAGTAAGCAAAAACCATATACAGGGAATCAAATTGTTGCCTCAAGTAGCAGAAAAACAACTAAAAATACAGGTCACTAGCACAGCGAAGGCAAAAGTTACGGCCATCGTTTCTTCAGCGGGAAAAGAAATTTCAAAAACGGTAATTCAGTCGGGCATGGAATTTAATATCCCGGTAGAAAATCCAAAACTTTGGTCTCCTGACTCCCCCTTTTTATACGATTTAAAATTAAGTATACATGGGAAGAATGGAGAAATCATTGACGAGGTTAAGAGCTATTTTGGTATGCGTGATATTAAACTTGGTAAGGTAAACGGAATTGTAAGGCCGCTCTTGAATGACAAATTTGTGATGCAGCTCGGTCTCCTGGATCAGGGGTACTGGCCCGATGGTATTCTAACAGCACCTACGGAAGAAGCTCTCAAATATGATATCGAGTTTACCAAAAATGCTGGTTATAACCTTATTCGTAAGCATATGAAAACCGAACCCCAACGGTTCTATTATTGGGCAGATAAAATGGGACTGCTCGTGTGGCAAGATATGCCCTGCCTTTGGTATCCCGAAGAAGATACTACGATTTATCGAAAAGCATTTCGTGATGAATACAAGGCCATCGTTGACGACCACTACAACTCGCCATGCATTATCGCCTGGGTTCCTTTTAACGAAAATTGGGGCGCTTTCGATGTACGCAATATTACCGACTGGACCAAACAATATGACCCTTCACGTTTAGAACGGTAATTCGGGATTTAACAACAATCCATCTTACCAAAAAGCTTATGGTGACCCCGGAAATGGAGATTTTGTTGACACCCATATCTATGTTGGCCCCAAGGGTGCCTCAGAACCTGATTCGAAAAGGGCAGCTTCCCTCGGAGAGTTTGGTGGCGTAGGCTTATTTGTCCGCGGTCACATGTGGCCTGTCGAAAACAATGCCTATGCCTACGAACCCACTATAGAGGCACTCACAGACCGTTATATATTCCTAATGGACAATGTCGAACAATTGCTCCGATACAAAGGACTGAGTGTTGCTATTTATACGCAAACTACCGATGTGGAACATGAAGTCAATGGCCTATTGACTTACGACCGTAAAATACAAAAAATGGATCTTGAAAGAATAAAAGCAGTCAACCAAGCCGTGATTAAAGCTGGAAATGAATTGAATTAGCGGATACAGATGTTCGCTATTTCGCTCTCAAAGAATTTTCAAACGATTCAACTGAAACAGCTGTTCTTTTTGCAGAAGTGTTTAATAACAGATCAACGGGTAACACTATTATGGCAAAATATTCAGAAAAAGCATCTGAGAAAGTTGAAAAGACGATGCACGAAATGAAAGAAGGAAAATTAAAATCTGGTAGCGGGAAAAAGGTAACATCACGAAAACAGGCGATTGCTATCGGCCTCTCCGAAGCAAAAAAAGAAGGTGCCAAAGTACCCAAAAAAAAATCCTAGCAAGTAAACTTGCTAGGATTTTCTCTTTAGCCCAAATTATGCTTTTTCATGCGGCAATCTACAGTAGGGATTTTTTCTTGTCTGTACCATCATAAGGATCTGACAAAACATTTTGACTATCCTCGACATCTATAAAATTTTGATTTACATCTACGGGTGTATAAATATGAACACTGCTTCCATTTCTTTTTTTGAGATAATATTGAATCTTTGTTGTATCAATATTGGTCACATCTGAAGCTGTCCATATCATTTTATGACCTGCACCATCAATCGTTATTACTGTATCATTGCCACGAGCGATGATACGCTGCAGTCCCAATTCTCCTTTTCGATCACCTTCTCTTGTCAACAAATGTGTGTTACCATCTTTATCAATCATCCTGATCTGTTGATTATTGTTGCATCCAACTAAAAGGATGAAACTAAACAGAAGAAATGGAAGGGTCGTTCGTATTATTTTCATATCGTTCGTGGTATAACTCAATATAGTTTAACGACGAGACACAAAGATGCTGCCAAAATACAGCTGGCATGAAAGATACCTTCCAAAAGTTGGTGGATTTACCCCGAGTAGTGATCGCCTCCAGCAAACAACCTGCTGCTAATTCACATACAAAAACTATCTGTCTCTATTTTATATTCGTTTTTTTTATCAGACGGCTGGCACTTTCTGCTGCAATGATCAATGCTGCTGCAAGCATAATTACATCTTTCAGGACTAATCTACCGGCCGCGGATAAATAAGGAAAACCATAATTAGGTGACGGGAAATCTCCATCTAGCTTTGGCACAAACGCCTCTGGAGTTGTTATCAGAAAAGAAAGTGTAACCAATGACATAAGCACGGTACACAATGCCCCAAAAATTCCGATTTTAGGATACCAGATACCTAAAAATATCATCAGACCAATTGAAACAATTACAAAGCCAAGTATATAAGAAAAAATATAAGTTCCATTTTCTTGGTGCCATGCAATATTTTTCTTTACGACACGACCCTCCGGATTTTTAAACAACTGGTATTCCGGTATTAGCTCTCCGTTTTTATCCAACACCCGTTTTTCCGTATTATGATAAAAAAAACGCATTGCCGGACTATTAATAACAAAAGGAACTATACCATCAGCTTCATATTGAAATGCTTTTAATCCTCCAATCCATGCCATCACAATAAAAATTGAAATTCTAGCAAAGTTTGTAAAGATATATTGTGACTTTGCCAATAGCTTTATTATTTTCTCCATAACGTAGTTTGTTTAATACCATGCAAAACTAAACAATGGCTTAAATCCACAACATGGACAAATAGATCTATAACATAGACTTTTCGGCAACAATTGATAAACCGACCCGCTTCCGAAATACCTTAGGAGATACGCCTACCATCTTCTTAAAAAATCTACTGAAATAAAACTCGTCTTTGTACTGCAAATTGGCTGCTATTTCTTTAATACTTTTGGCCGTCAAATGGAGCTGTCTTTTACTTTCCAATACGAGGCGTTCCTGGATCAACTTTGATGGGGATTTTCCCCATTTCAATTTTATTTTTTTCGTAAAAACGGCTGGACTTAAACCATAGTTCGCTGCATAAAAGGTAACTTCTTTATGCGCTTTATAATTCTTTTCCAAAAACTGCTCAAAGTCATCAATAATA
The Sphingobacterium multivorum genome window above contains:
- a CDS encoding glycoside hydrolase family 2 protein, giving the protein MIKTKTSIFVLALSLFGWLNALAQQPQLSTPWTAIAKQTEIPLSEYPRPQMERNEWLCLNGKWDYIGGKDAPNALNPAVPISFDHSRESILVPYCPESYLSGIQRKQEINLWYRKNFELPNHWKGKDIILHFGAVDHDATIFVNGRKAGTHSGGYDSFWINITEFLKAGPNNIVVAVHDKNDGKYPSGKNGPRGDYTFSSGIWQTVWMEPVSKNHIQGIKLLPQVAEKQLKIQVTSTAKAKVTAIVSSAGKEISKTVIQSGMEFNIPVENPKLWSPDSPFLYDLKLSIHGKNGEIIDEVKSYFGMRDIKLGKVNGIVRPLLNDKFVMQLGLLDQGYWPDGILTAPTEEALKYDIEFTKNAGYNLIRKHMKTEPQRFYYWADKMGLLVWQDMPCLWYPEEDTTIYRKAFRDEYKAIVDDHYNSPCIIAWVPFNENWGAFDVRNITDWTKQYDPSRLER
- a CDS encoding DUF6496 domain-containing protein, with the protein product MAKYSEKASEKVEKTMHEMKEGKLKSGSGKKVTSRKQAIAIGLSEAKKEGAKVPKKKS
- a CDS encoding DUF417 family protein, encoding MEKIIKLLAKSQYIFTNFARISIFIVMAWIGGLKAFQYEADGIVPFVINSPAMRFFYHNTEKRVLDKNGELIPEYQLFKNPEGRVVKKNIAWHQENGTYIFSYILGFVIVSIGLMIFLGIWYPKIGIFGALCTVLMSLVTLSFLITTPEAFVPKLDGDFPSPNYGFPYLSAAGRLVLKDVIMLAAALIIAAESASRLIKKTNIK